A stretch of Linepithema humile isolate Giens D197 chromosome 3, Lhum_UNIL_v1.0, whole genome shotgun sequence DNA encodes these proteins:
- the LOC105668690 gene encoding DNA (cytosine-5)-methyltransferase PliMCI-like isoform X2: MSTTKVISPVPESEAEDTSDSNNERISSSGKFDDMKESEESSNLTNPVSKEIVQKAQTDTEENRESGIKISDKENHNPQINQDQTEENVKKKRKMKHNEISSSLNSRTKKASPLIRRCNVCNQKLNATILYQGHPNGAIEEQIALTDPKLCIFTGDEDYIHESDVRPQNKLTYFSVYDKKGHMCPFDTGLIEKNVKLYFSGYMKPIFDEDPSPEEGVPTKDMGPIIEWFISGFDGGELALIGFNTAFAEYILMEPSEAYAPFIDAVKEKIYMSKLVIEFLLDETVKCEDPKYEDLINKLQTVVPPKDMKAFTEDKLLHYAQFICDQVLSFDDTADADDAALITTSCMRDLAKFGNVILGKKNWVQPIRRTRRDQQTIKKPAWTKATTTKLVNNMFENIFTDQLVKHDDTTSMGPKRQRCGVCENCQQSDCGTCSFCKDMLKFGGSGKSKQACARRKCPNMAIQEADDSDPENEMLDESSKDEIMEEKLKKEFNEKYSRKKIIWEEEDKIIDEQKTYYKSVMVGNERIQINDFVLVEPRNPAHPLHIYKVIFMCEHKNGMKQFHGNWLCRGTQTILGETSDPIELFQTDDCDDIPFTCVKSKATVIHKKKPENWSELGNTDIDDEIKDTDNNTYFYQMRYTPETARFEDPLPDPECPWKEKIVHRFCPACTRLRALEQYNTPKISERIEEKSSKEVIYGVVKYRGEEYRVGSAVFLYPWNTFKFKYVQTYQQAPKPKKGEVDEDIYPEFYRKAADSKPKGTNLDTPEPFHIGYINAIYANTTDQIVLASNIYIKVNKMYRPENTHRDSTLMEQADLNMVYWSDEVYNVKFSEVAGKCYLAYSENLSESVEEWSMRGPNRFYFSEAYNAKEKTFDEPPYNVMGKSGKGKGKGKGKGKSKAKKEEEVEDKSTIDEPVDYPTVKKLKTLDIFAGCGGLSEGLHQAGVAESLWAIEKDETAAYAYRLNNPKAIVFTDDCNMLLRKVMNGNSTDDKGQKLPQKGDVELLCGGPPCQGFSGMNRFNSRQYSLFKSSLIVSCLSYCDYYRPKFFVMENVRNFVIYKKNMVLKLTLRCLIRMGYQCTFGVLQAGNYGVPQTRRRLIILAAASGEMLPKYPEPTHVFNRRCCTLNVVVDNKKYKTNCVWTESAPFRTVTVKDAMCDLPDIKNGWNKEKMSYSSEPLTHFQRKVRGKQYQPLVRDHICKEMASIVEIRMAHIPTVPGSDWRDLPNIVVRLSDGSLSKKLEYTHHDKKAGKSSKGALRGVCCCSTGRVCDPDRQYNTLIPWCLPHTGNRHNNWAGLYGRLEWDGFFSTTITNPEPMGKQGRVLHPVQNRVVSVRECARSQGFRDSFLFYGTILDKHRQIGNAVPPPMGTAIGHEIRKCVRHTTVS; encoded by the exons ATGTCAACCACGAA agTTATATCTCCTGTACCAGAGAGTGAAGCAGAGGATACATCAGATTCcaataatgaaagaatatCTTCTAGCGGAAAATTTGATGACATGAAAGAATCTGAAGAATCAAGCAATTTAACAAATCCTGTTTCTAAAGAAATAGTGCAAAAAGCTCAAACAGACACTGAAGAAAATAGAGAAAGTGggataaaaatatctgataaaGAAAATCACAATCCACAAATAAATCAAGATCAAACAGAAGAAAAtgtgaagaaaaagagaaaaatgaaacATAATGAAATTTCGTCTTCATTGAACTCACGAACTAAAAAAGCATCACCTCTAATCAGACGATGCAACGTATGTAATCAAAAATTGAacgcaacaatattatatcaagGACATCCAAATGGTGCAATAGAGGAACAAATAGCTTTAACGGACCCTAAATTATGCATATTCACAGGAGATGAAGATTACATACATGAAAGTGATGTAAGaccacaaaataaattaacatattttag tgtttatgataaaaaaggACATATGTGTCCTTTTGATACAGGACttattgagaaaaatgtaaagttatatttttctggATATATGAAACCTATTTTTGATGAGGATCCTTCGCCTGAAGAAGGTGTACCAACAAAAGATATGGGACCAATAATTGAATGGTTTATTTCTGGATTTGATGGAGGAGAATTGGCATTGATAGGTTTTAATACTGCATTTGCGGAATATATTTTGATGGAACCATCTGAAGCTTACGCACCATTCATAGATGCtgttaaagagaaaatatatatgagcAAATTAGTTATAGAATTTTTGTTAGATGAAACTGTAAAGTGCGAGGATCCAAAGTATGAAGACTTAATAAACAAACTTCAA ACGGTGGTACCTCCTAAAGATATGAAGGCGTTTACGGAAGATAAGTTATTACATTACGCACAATTCATTTGTGATCAAGTTTTATCATTTGATGATACTGCTGATGCTGATGATGCTGCGCTCATTACAACTTCCTGTATGCGAGATCTTGCAAAATTTGGTAATGTCATACTGGGTAAAAAGAATTGGGTTCAACCTATTCGTCGAACACGGCGTGATCAGCAAACAATTAAGAAACCTGCCTGGACAAAGGCCACTACGACAAAATTGGTTAACAATAtgttcgaaaatattttcacagaCCAACTTGTTAAGCATGACGATACAACATCTATg GGACCTAAAAGACAACGATGTGGTGTTTGCGAAAATTGTCAACAATCTGATTGTGGTACTTGTAGTTTTTGTAAAGATATGTTGAAATTCGGAGGAAGTGGAAAAAGCAAACAAGCATGCGCCAGAAGAAAATGTCCAAATATGGCAATTCAG GAGGCAGATGATTCTGATCCAGAAAACGAAATGCTTGATGAGTcgtcaaaagatgaaataatggaagagaaattaaagaaagaattcaatgaaaaatatagtaggaaaaaaataatatgggaagaagaagataaaattattgatgagcaaaaaacatattataaatcaGTTATGGTTGGAAATGAAAGAAtccaaataaacgattttgttTTGGTAGAGCCAAGAAATCCAGCACATCCTTTACACAtctataaagttatatttatgtgCGAGCATAAGAATGGAATGAAACAGTTTCATGGAAATTGGTTGTGTAGAGGTACCCAGACCATACTTGGCGAAACTTCAGATCCCATAGAATTATTCCAGACAGATGATTGTGATGATATACCATTTACATGTGTTAAATCAAAAGCAACCGTTATCCATAAGAAGAAGCCTGAAAATTGGTCTGAATTAG GTAATACAGATATAGAtgatgaaataaaagatacaGATAACAATacgtatttttatcaaatgagATATACTCCTGAAACTGCTCGATTTGAGGACCCGCTGCCAGATCCAGAATGCCCATGGAAAGAAAAGATCGTTCATCGATTCTGTCCCGCTTGCACCAGACTAAGAGCATTAGAACAATATAATACACCTAAG ATATCTGAGAGAATAGAAGAAAAGAGCAGCAAGGAAGTGATTTATGGAGTAGTAAAATATAGAGGAGAAGAATATAGAGTGGGTAGCGCAGTATTTTTATACCCATggaatacttttaaatttaagtacGTACAGACATATCAGCAAGCTCCAAAACCAAAGAAAGGAGAGGTGGATGAAGATATATATCCagaattttatcgaaaagCTGCGGATTCAAAACCAAAAGGCACGAATCTTGATACACCCGAGCCTTTCCACATTGGTTATATAAACGCGATATATGCCAACACAACTGATCAAATAGTATTGGcttcaaacatttatattaaagtgaataaaatgtacagacCGGAAAATACTCATCGAGATTCAACATTAATGGAACAAGCAGATCTGAACATGGTTTATTGGAGCGATGAAg TGTACAATGTGAAGTTCTCTGAGGTTGCTGGTAAATGTTATCTGGCGTATTCTGAAAACCTGAGTGAATCTGTTGAAGAATGGTCTATGCGTGGTCCAAATAGATTCTATTTCTCTGAAGCTTATAATGctaaagaaaaaacatttgaCGAACCACCTTACAATGTTATGGGTAAATCTGGAAAAGGCAAGGGAAAGGGCAAGGGAAAAGGCAAATCAAAAGcgaaaaaggaagaagaggTTGAAGATAAATCAACTATTGATGAACCAGTTGACTATCCtactgtgaaaaaattaaaaacgttgGACATTTTTGCTGGTTGTGGAG gaTTATCTGAAGGATTACATCAGGCAGGAGTGGCCGAAAGTCTATGGGCAATCGAGAAAGACGAGACTGCGGCGTATGCATATCGCTTAAATAATCCAAAGGCTATAGTTTTCACAGATGATTGTAATATGCTATTGCGAAAAGTCATGAAC ggTAATTCTACAGATGATAAAGGTCAAAAACTTCCTCAAAAAGGAGATGTTGAACTTTTATGTGGTGGTCCACCATGTCAAGGTTTCAGTGGCATGAATCGCTTTAATTCACGACAATactcattatttaaaagttctCTCATTGTTTCATGTTTATCTTACTGCGATTATTATAGaccaaaattttttgttatggaAAATGTGCGGAATTTCGtgatttataagaaaaatatggtGCTCAAATTGACTTTAAGATGTCTCATTCGCATGGGTTATCAATGTACATTTGGCGTTCTCCAAGCTGGCAATTATGGAGTACCGCAAACGAGAAGAAg ATTGATAATATTAGCTGCTGCATCTGGAGAGATGCTTCCAAAATATCCAGAACCAACTCATGTATTCAATAGGCGATGTTGCACATTAAATGTAGTGGTGGATAATAAAAAg tataaaacaaattgcGTTTGGACAGAATCAGCACCGTTTAGAACAGTTACAGTGAAAGACGCCATGTGTGATTTACCAGATATCAAAAACGGttggaataaagaaaaaatgtcttaTAGCAGTGAACCATTAACACATTTTCAGAGAAAG gTGAGAGGTAAACAATATCAACCACTAGTGAGAGATCACATATGTAAAGAAATGGCTTCGATCGTAGAAATACGAATGGCTCATATTCCAACTGTACCCGGTTCCGATTGGCGTGATTTGCCGAATATCGTGGTGCGATTGAGCGACGGTTCCTTGTCCAAGAAATT AGAATATACGCATCATGATAAAAAGGCTGGGAAAAGTTCAAAGGGTGCATTACGAGGCGTATGCTGTTGCAGTACTGGTCGAGTATGCGATCCTGATAGACagtataatactttaattccATGGTGCTTGCCGCACACTGGGAATCGACACAATAATTGGGCCGGTTTATATGGTAGACTCGAGTGGGATGGATTTTTCAGTACAACTATTACCAATCCAGAGCCGATGGGTAAACAG GGCCGTGTCTTGCATCCAGTACAGAATCGAGTTGTGAGTGTAAGGGAATGTGCAAGATCCCAAGGATTCCGCGACTCATTTCTTTTCTACGGTACAATACTCGATAAGCATCGACAAATTGGCAATGCGGTGCCGCCGCCAATGGGAACTGCAATCGGGCACGAGATAAGAAAATGTGTTCGTCACACAACAGTATCATAA
- the LOC105668690 gene encoding DNA (cytosine-5)-methyltransferase PliMCI-like isoform X1 gives MSTTKVISPVPESEAEDTSDSNNERISSSGKFDDMKESEESSNLTNPVSKEIVQKAQTDTEENRESGIKISDKENHNPQINQDQTEENVKKKRKMKHNEISSSLNSRTKKASPLIRRCNVCNQKLNATILYQGHPNGAIEEQIALTDPKLCIFTGDEDYIHESDVRPQNKLTYFSVYDKKGHMCPFDTGLIEKNVKLYFSGYMKPIFDEDPSPEEGVPTKDMGPIIEWFISGFDGGELALIGFNTAFAEYILMEPSEAYAPFIDAVKEKIYMSKLVIEFLLDETVKCEDPKYEDLINKLQTVVPPKDMKAFTEDKLLHYAQFICDQVLSFDDTADADDAALITTSCMRDLAKFGNVILGKKNWVQPIRRTRRDQQTIKKPAWTKATTTKLVNNMFENIFTDQLVKHDDTTSMGPKRQRCGVCENCQQSDCGTCSFCKDMLKFGGSGKSKQACARRKCPNMAIQDEPPKVLQEADDSDPENEMLDESSKDEIMEEKLKKEFNEKYSRKKIIWEEEDKIIDEQKTYYKSVMVGNERIQINDFVLVEPRNPAHPLHIYKVIFMCEHKNGMKQFHGNWLCRGTQTILGETSDPIELFQTDDCDDIPFTCVKSKATVIHKKKPENWSELGNTDIDDEIKDTDNNTYFYQMRYTPETARFEDPLPDPECPWKEKIVHRFCPACTRLRALEQYNTPKISERIEEKSSKEVIYGVVKYRGEEYRVGSAVFLYPWNTFKFKYVQTYQQAPKPKKGEVDEDIYPEFYRKAADSKPKGTNLDTPEPFHIGYINAIYANTTDQIVLASNIYIKVNKMYRPENTHRDSTLMEQADLNMVYWSDEVYNVKFSEVAGKCYLAYSENLSESVEEWSMRGPNRFYFSEAYNAKEKTFDEPPYNVMGKSGKGKGKGKGKGKSKAKKEEEVEDKSTIDEPVDYPTVKKLKTLDIFAGCGGLSEGLHQAGVAESLWAIEKDETAAYAYRLNNPKAIVFTDDCNMLLRKVMNGNSTDDKGQKLPQKGDVELLCGGPPCQGFSGMNRFNSRQYSLFKSSLIVSCLSYCDYYRPKFFVMENVRNFVIYKKNMVLKLTLRCLIRMGYQCTFGVLQAGNYGVPQTRRRLIILAAASGEMLPKYPEPTHVFNRRCCTLNVVVDNKKYKTNCVWTESAPFRTVTVKDAMCDLPDIKNGWNKEKMSYSSEPLTHFQRKVRGKQYQPLVRDHICKEMASIVEIRMAHIPTVPGSDWRDLPNIVVRLSDGSLSKKLEYTHHDKKAGKSSKGALRGVCCCSTGRVCDPDRQYNTLIPWCLPHTGNRHNNWAGLYGRLEWDGFFSTTITNPEPMGKQGRVLHPVQNRVVSVRECARSQGFRDSFLFYGTILDKHRQIGNAVPPPMGTAIGHEIRKCVRHTTVS, from the exons ATGTCAACCACGAA agTTATATCTCCTGTACCAGAGAGTGAAGCAGAGGATACATCAGATTCcaataatgaaagaatatCTTCTAGCGGAAAATTTGATGACATGAAAGAATCTGAAGAATCAAGCAATTTAACAAATCCTGTTTCTAAAGAAATAGTGCAAAAAGCTCAAACAGACACTGAAGAAAATAGAGAAAGTGggataaaaatatctgataaaGAAAATCACAATCCACAAATAAATCAAGATCAAACAGAAGAAAAtgtgaagaaaaagagaaaaatgaaacATAATGAAATTTCGTCTTCATTGAACTCACGAACTAAAAAAGCATCACCTCTAATCAGACGATGCAACGTATGTAATCAAAAATTGAacgcaacaatattatatcaagGACATCCAAATGGTGCAATAGAGGAACAAATAGCTTTAACGGACCCTAAATTATGCATATTCACAGGAGATGAAGATTACATACATGAAAGTGATGTAAGaccacaaaataaattaacatattttag tgtttatgataaaaaaggACATATGTGTCCTTTTGATACAGGACttattgagaaaaatgtaaagttatatttttctggATATATGAAACCTATTTTTGATGAGGATCCTTCGCCTGAAGAAGGTGTACCAACAAAAGATATGGGACCAATAATTGAATGGTTTATTTCTGGATTTGATGGAGGAGAATTGGCATTGATAGGTTTTAATACTGCATTTGCGGAATATATTTTGATGGAACCATCTGAAGCTTACGCACCATTCATAGATGCtgttaaagagaaaatatatatgagcAAATTAGTTATAGAATTTTTGTTAGATGAAACTGTAAAGTGCGAGGATCCAAAGTATGAAGACTTAATAAACAAACTTCAA ACGGTGGTACCTCCTAAAGATATGAAGGCGTTTACGGAAGATAAGTTATTACATTACGCACAATTCATTTGTGATCAAGTTTTATCATTTGATGATACTGCTGATGCTGATGATGCTGCGCTCATTACAACTTCCTGTATGCGAGATCTTGCAAAATTTGGTAATGTCATACTGGGTAAAAAGAATTGGGTTCAACCTATTCGTCGAACACGGCGTGATCAGCAAACAATTAAGAAACCTGCCTGGACAAAGGCCACTACGACAAAATTGGTTAACAATAtgttcgaaaatattttcacagaCCAACTTGTTAAGCATGACGATACAACATCTATg GGACCTAAAAGACAACGATGTGGTGTTTGCGAAAATTGTCAACAATCTGATTGTGGTACTTGTAGTTTTTGTAAAGATATGTTGAAATTCGGAGGAAGTGGAAAAAGCAAACAAGCATGCGCCAGAAGAAAATGTCCAAATATGGCAATTCAG GATGAACCACCAAAGGTGTTACAG GAGGCAGATGATTCTGATCCAGAAAACGAAATGCTTGATGAGTcgtcaaaagatgaaataatggaagagaaattaaagaaagaattcaatgaaaaatatagtaggaaaaaaataatatgggaagaagaagataaaattattgatgagcaaaaaacatattataaatcaGTTATGGTTGGAAATGAAAGAAtccaaataaacgattttgttTTGGTAGAGCCAAGAAATCCAGCACATCCTTTACACAtctataaagttatatttatgtgCGAGCATAAGAATGGAATGAAACAGTTTCATGGAAATTGGTTGTGTAGAGGTACCCAGACCATACTTGGCGAAACTTCAGATCCCATAGAATTATTCCAGACAGATGATTGTGATGATATACCATTTACATGTGTTAAATCAAAAGCAACCGTTATCCATAAGAAGAAGCCTGAAAATTGGTCTGAATTAG GTAATACAGATATAGAtgatgaaataaaagatacaGATAACAATacgtatttttatcaaatgagATATACTCCTGAAACTGCTCGATTTGAGGACCCGCTGCCAGATCCAGAATGCCCATGGAAAGAAAAGATCGTTCATCGATTCTGTCCCGCTTGCACCAGACTAAGAGCATTAGAACAATATAATACACCTAAG ATATCTGAGAGAATAGAAGAAAAGAGCAGCAAGGAAGTGATTTATGGAGTAGTAAAATATAGAGGAGAAGAATATAGAGTGGGTAGCGCAGTATTTTTATACCCATggaatacttttaaatttaagtacGTACAGACATATCAGCAAGCTCCAAAACCAAAGAAAGGAGAGGTGGATGAAGATATATATCCagaattttatcgaaaagCTGCGGATTCAAAACCAAAAGGCACGAATCTTGATACACCCGAGCCTTTCCACATTGGTTATATAAACGCGATATATGCCAACACAACTGATCAAATAGTATTGGcttcaaacatttatattaaagtgaataaaatgtacagacCGGAAAATACTCATCGAGATTCAACATTAATGGAACAAGCAGATCTGAACATGGTTTATTGGAGCGATGAAg TGTACAATGTGAAGTTCTCTGAGGTTGCTGGTAAATGTTATCTGGCGTATTCTGAAAACCTGAGTGAATCTGTTGAAGAATGGTCTATGCGTGGTCCAAATAGATTCTATTTCTCTGAAGCTTATAATGctaaagaaaaaacatttgaCGAACCACCTTACAATGTTATGGGTAAATCTGGAAAAGGCAAGGGAAAGGGCAAGGGAAAAGGCAAATCAAAAGcgaaaaaggaagaagaggTTGAAGATAAATCAACTATTGATGAACCAGTTGACTATCCtactgtgaaaaaattaaaaacgttgGACATTTTTGCTGGTTGTGGAG gaTTATCTGAAGGATTACATCAGGCAGGAGTGGCCGAAAGTCTATGGGCAATCGAGAAAGACGAGACTGCGGCGTATGCATATCGCTTAAATAATCCAAAGGCTATAGTTTTCACAGATGATTGTAATATGCTATTGCGAAAAGTCATGAAC ggTAATTCTACAGATGATAAAGGTCAAAAACTTCCTCAAAAAGGAGATGTTGAACTTTTATGTGGTGGTCCACCATGTCAAGGTTTCAGTGGCATGAATCGCTTTAATTCACGACAATactcattatttaaaagttctCTCATTGTTTCATGTTTATCTTACTGCGATTATTATAGaccaaaattttttgttatggaAAATGTGCGGAATTTCGtgatttataagaaaaatatggtGCTCAAATTGACTTTAAGATGTCTCATTCGCATGGGTTATCAATGTACATTTGGCGTTCTCCAAGCTGGCAATTATGGAGTACCGCAAACGAGAAGAAg ATTGATAATATTAGCTGCTGCATCTGGAGAGATGCTTCCAAAATATCCAGAACCAACTCATGTATTCAATAGGCGATGTTGCACATTAAATGTAGTGGTGGATAATAAAAAg tataaaacaaattgcGTTTGGACAGAATCAGCACCGTTTAGAACAGTTACAGTGAAAGACGCCATGTGTGATTTACCAGATATCAAAAACGGttggaataaagaaaaaatgtcttaTAGCAGTGAACCATTAACACATTTTCAGAGAAAG gTGAGAGGTAAACAATATCAACCACTAGTGAGAGATCACATATGTAAAGAAATGGCTTCGATCGTAGAAATACGAATGGCTCATATTCCAACTGTACCCGGTTCCGATTGGCGTGATTTGCCGAATATCGTGGTGCGATTGAGCGACGGTTCCTTGTCCAAGAAATT AGAATATACGCATCATGATAAAAAGGCTGGGAAAAGTTCAAAGGGTGCATTACGAGGCGTATGCTGTTGCAGTACTGGTCGAGTATGCGATCCTGATAGACagtataatactttaattccATGGTGCTTGCCGCACACTGGGAATCGACACAATAATTGGGCCGGTTTATATGGTAGACTCGAGTGGGATGGATTTTTCAGTACAACTATTACCAATCCAGAGCCGATGGGTAAACAG GGCCGTGTCTTGCATCCAGTACAGAATCGAGTTGTGAGTGTAAGGGAATGTGCAAGATCCCAAGGATTCCGCGACTCATTTCTTTTCTACGGTACAATACTCGATAAGCATCGACAAATTGGCAATGCGGTGCCGCCGCCAATGGGAACTGCAATCGGGCACGAGATAAGAAAATGTGTTCGTCACACAACAGTATCATAA
- the nst gene encoding phosphoacetylglucosamine mutase, whose translation MESKYFQNVENIKYNRKYDGRIEYGTAGFRTKSDILEHVLYRMGLLAVLRSKAKKAAIGLMITASHNLEPDNGIKLVDPAGEMLEASWETIATNVANVQDNDLVSTLIRISKDENIDLSAPATVITGRDTRKSSPLLLNATLAGIRALNGIVTDLGLVTTPQLHYVVVCTNTNGAYGNPTLQGYYLKLSAVFKSIRGTEKNSKKYTSVLQLDAANGVGAIAVKEFQRHLGGALDIKLFNGGGADLNHLCGADYVKVHQTLPLNVPSVKNVRCVSIDGDADRVVYFYMDENLRFHLLDGDRIATLVAAYFKELLKTSGLSLQLGLVQTAYANGGSTDYILNVLEVPVVCVPTGVKHLHKKALEFDIGIYFEANGHGTIIFKDTAKEAIKNHAENELLSEAQKVASTKLKDVIDMINETVGDALSDMLLVETILHAKDWDVVEWEKSYDDLPNKQLKVKVNDRNVITTTNAERHCLTPVGLQEEIDKVVSKYPRGRSFVRPSGTEDIVRIYAECENSSDVDCLATEVASLVYKLAGGVGPEPSL comes from the exons ATGGaatcgaaatattttcaaaatgttgagAATATTAAGTATAATCGAAAATACGATGGACGTATTGAATATGGAACCGCTGGCTTTAGaacaaa GTCGGATATTTTGGAACATGTTTTATACAGGATGGGACTCCTAGCAGTATTAAGATCAAAAGCGAAAAAAG CTGCCATAGGTTTAATGATTACCGCAAGTCATAACTTGGAGCCTGATAATGGTATCAAGCTTGTCGATCCAGCTGGTGAAATGCTTGAAGCATCCTGGGAAACTATAGCAACAAATGTAGCCAATGTACAAGATAACGATTTGGTATCAACGTTGATACGTATATCGAAAGATGAAAACATTGACTTGTCAGCGCCAGCCACAGTGATAACAGGAAGAGACACTCGTAAAAGCAGTCCTCTCTTGTTAAATGCCACATTAGCAGGAATTAGAGCCTTAAATGGCATTGTTACAGATTTAGGATTAGTCACGACACCCCAGCTGCATTATGTTGTAGTGTGCACAAACACGAACGGTGCTTATGGCAATCCCACATTGCAaggatattatttaaaactctCAGCGGTGTTCAAAAGTATAAGAGGTACTGAGAAAAACAGTAAGAAGTATACAAGTGTATTACAACTGGACGCTGCGAATGGTGTTGGGGCCATTGCAGTGAAGGAATTTCAGAGGCACTTGGGAGGTGCATTggatatcaaattatttaatggtGGTGGTGCAGATTTGAATCATTTATGTGGTGCAGATTATGTCAAAGTGCATCAGACATTGCCTTTAAATGTTCCCTCTGTAAAAAACGTAAGATGCGTTAGTATAGATGGGGATGCCGATAGAGtggtatatttttacatgGATGAGAATCTTAGATTTCATCTTTTGGATGGAGATCGAATAGCAACACTAGTGGCCGCCTACTTCAAAGAACTATTAAAGACAAGTGGCTTATCCTTACAATTAGGCTTGGTGCAAACCGCATATGCTAACGGCGGCTCGActgattacattttaaatgtattggAAGTTCCAGTGGTGTGCGTGCCGACCGGTGTGAAGCACTTACATAAAAAGGCGCTGGAATTCGATATTGGAATCTATTTCGAAGCGAACGGACATGgaactattattttcaaagataCTGCTAAAGAAGCTATCAAGAATCATGCTGAGAACGAGTTACTTTCAGAGGCACAAAAGGTGGCTTCTACGAAGTTAAAGGACGTGATTGATATGATAAATGAAACAGTCGGCGACGCGTTGAGTGATATGTTATTAGTCGAAACTATATTACACGCCAAGGACTGGGACGTTGTCGAGTGGGAAAAAAGTTACGACGATCTTCCGAATAAGCAACTAAAAGTTAAAGTCAACGATAGAAATGTTATAACGACGACGAATGCGGAAAGACACTGTTTGACCCCCGTTGGATTGCAAGAAGAGATTGACAAAGTTGTCTCAAAATATCCAAGAGGTCGATCTTTTGTCAG GCCTTCCGGAACTGAAGATATCGTGCGAATTTATGCGGAATGTGAAAACTCGTCAGATGTAGACTGCCTAGCTACGGAAGTAGCCTCACTTGTGTATAAACTCGCAGGCGGTGTTGGACCTGAGCCCAGCTTATAA